One Sphingopyxis macrogoltabida genomic region harbors:
- a CDS encoding glycerol-3-phosphate 1-O-acyltransferase, whose product MADGTPRTEIVAEEAADRLYIIDARNRVERRILLDWIHATAGDLGGDRAPQWASLSIADGDHALDLDQLKARLAGAPGRQVVPLRVAWRIPGFERDRALKFRHLIFGDPRQPGPLRSQFILWRDRRRAQILVGEAATQAALKDRFLAQTGGGDGGEEGGAEYAGFVARQAGLALDVAERGIRGSRYKVPRFVADGLRTSPKFRAALAELSETLGRPVGDLYREARPLMKEVIARPSALFLDLRAKLDRMMFGGYAPEMEADAVELARLRSILREHPTCILFTHKTYIDGATPSRLLYENDMPMLHSFGGANLDIAVMGEFFRRSGMIFIRRSFQGQPVYKVVLRHYIAWLLAKRFPLSWAFEGTRSRLGKLMPPKYGLMKYVLDAAHATGTRDVHFVPFVTSFDLIRDVEEYAAEQTGRNKKPESLSWFLGYMRSLRAPSGRIRLDIGNPVVIDMAPGPDDKRALEKIAFAVAVEANRVTPLTVTSVMCLILLGTAPRGVTATELLATIAAVADWARARGIRLSKELESGDDAALSATVDTLVASGLLTRYEAGSESVYSIDPAKHPMASYYRNIIVHHFLDRAMIEIALFELRDGDSKDATAAFWAKIDRLRDLFKFEFFYPPRGEHMAALQAELERIDPVWDRRLASGDRGVAQLIRRCQPLVGHAILLPFAEAYSVVADLAARARPGEEIDEKTLLDAALVEGKQAYLLRRISSEAAIGKLLFANGLSLMRHMGMAGTATPDSLNARRALLMELRGLANVMESMRLATLALADRLPPSGG is encoded by the coding sequence GTGGCGGACGGAACGCCCCGCACCGAAATCGTGGCGGAGGAGGCGGCCGACCGGCTCTATATCATCGACGCGCGCAACCGGGTCGAGCGGCGCATATTGCTCGACTGGATCCACGCGACGGCGGGCGATCTGGGGGGAGACCGCGCGCCGCAATGGGCCAGCCTGTCGATCGCCGACGGCGACCATGCGCTCGACCTCGATCAATTGAAGGCGCGGCTCGCCGGAGCGCCCGGGCGGCAGGTTGTGCCGCTGCGCGTCGCCTGGCGCATTCCGGGGTTCGAGCGCGACCGGGCGCTGAAATTCCGCCATCTGATCTTCGGCGACCCGCGCCAGCCGGGGCCGCTGCGCTCGCAATTCATCCTGTGGCGCGACCGCCGCCGCGCGCAGATCCTCGTCGGCGAGGCGGCCACGCAGGCGGCGCTGAAGGATCGCTTTCTGGCGCAGACGGGAGGCGGCGACGGCGGGGAGGAAGGCGGCGCCGAATATGCGGGCTTCGTCGCGCGGCAGGCGGGGCTCGCGCTCGACGTCGCCGAACGCGGCATCCGCGGCAGCCGCTACAAGGTGCCGCGCTTCGTCGCCGACGGCCTGCGCACGAGCCCGAAATTCCGCGCCGCGCTGGCCGAGCTGTCCGAAACGCTCGGCCGCCCGGTCGGCGATCTCTACCGCGAAGCACGGCCGCTGATGAAGGAGGTCATCGCCCGGCCGAGCGCGCTGTTCCTCGACCTTCGCGCCAAGCTCGACCGGATGATGTTCGGCGGCTACGCGCCCGAGATGGAGGCCGACGCGGTCGAACTCGCCCGGTTGCGGTCGATCCTGCGCGAGCATCCGACCTGCATCCTGTTCACGCACAAGACCTATATCGACGGCGCGACGCCGAGCCGGCTGCTCTACGAGAACGACATGCCGATGCTGCACAGCTTCGGCGGTGCCAATCTCGACATTGCGGTGATGGGCGAATTCTTCCGCCGCTCGGGGATGATTTTCATCCGCCGCAGCTTTCAGGGGCAGCCGGTCTACAAGGTTGTGCTGCGTCACTATATCGCCTGGCTGCTCGCCAAGCGCTTCCCGCTGTCCTGGGCGTTCGAGGGCACGCGCTCGCGGCTCGGCAAGCTGATGCCGCCCAAATATGGCCTGATGAAATATGTCCTCGACGCGGCGCATGCGACCGGCACGCGCGACGTTCATTTCGTGCCTTTCGTGACGAGCTTTGACCTGATCCGCGATGTCGAGGAATATGCCGCCGAGCAGACGGGGCGGAACAAGAAGCCGGAGAGCCTGAGCTGGTTTCTCGGCTATATGCGCAGCCTGCGCGCGCCGTCGGGGCGCATCCGGCTCGACATCGGCAATCCGGTGGTGATCGATATGGCGCCGGGGCCCGACGACAAGCGCGCGCTCGAAAAAATCGCCTTCGCGGTCGCGGTCGAGGCGAACCGGGTGACGCCGCTGACGGTGACCTCGGTGATGTGCCTGATCCTGCTCGGCACCGCGCCGCGCGGGGTGACCGCGACCGAATTGCTCGCGACCATCGCGGCGGTTGCCGACTGGGCGCGCGCCCGCGGCATCCGGCTCAGCAAGGAACTCGAAAGCGGCGACGATGCCGCGCTGTCGGCGACGGTCGACACGCTCGTCGCGAGCGGGCTGCTGACGCGTTACGAGGCGGGCAGCGAGAGTGTCTATTCGATCGACCCCGCCAAGCATCCGATGGCGAGCTATTACCGCAACATCATCGTCCACCATTTCCTCGATCGCGCGATGATCGAGATCGCGCTGTTCGAGCTCCGCGATGGCGACAGCAAGGATGCGACCGCGGCCTTCTGGGCGAAGATCGACCGCCTGCGCGATCTGTTCAAATTCGAATTCTTCTATCCGCCGCGGGGCGAGCATATGGCCGCGCTGCAGGCCGAGCTCGAACGGATCGATCCGGTGTGGGATCGCCGCCTTGCAAGTGGCGACCGCGGTGTCGCACAGCTTATCCGGCGCTGCCAGCCGCTCGTCGGCCACGCGATCCTGCTGCCCTTTGCCGAGGCCTATTCGGTCGTCGCCGACCTTGCGGCGCGCGCGCGGCCGGGCGAGGAGATCGACGAAAAGACGCTGCTCGACGCGGCGCTCGTCGAAGGCAAGCAGGCCTATCTGCTCCGCCGGATCAGCAGCGAGGCGGCGATCGGCAAATTGCTGTTCGCCAACGGCCTGTCGCTGATGCGGCATATGGGGATGGCGGGGACGGCGACGCCCGACAGCCTGAACGCCCGCCGCGCGTTGCTGATGGAACTGCGCGGGCTTGCCAACGTCATGGAATCGATGCGCCTCGCGACGCTCGCGCTCGCGGACCGCTTGCCACCATCGGGAGGATAG
- a CDS encoding HAD-IB family hydrolase, with the protein MPRPQPHLDEVLASEPGSHIAALFDFDGTIISGYSATAMLREKFQRREMSVEEIAETAQVVAQHSLGQLGFSGLMSAAAKFMKGVEEESFVEFGEELYKKHIARKIYPETRAIIEAHQAKGHRVAIISSATIYQIEPTARDLGITDIKCSAYEIEDGVFTGDIIRPLCFGDGKVLAAEELAAEYGLDLDQSFFYSDSDDDIELLERVGKPRPLNPNMKLKGIADERNWPVQRFASRGTPSWIDYTRTIYATGSLVGAFAAGLPIWALTRSQREAANFSIGLFGDFATAITGVELEVEDERHLWSSRPCVFIFNHQSKADVMILAKLIRRDMGGVGKKEIKDIPILGKLMEWGGTVFVDRADGKSAIKAMEPLVDAIREEGKSICISPEGTRTLTPKLAPFKKGAFHLAMQAGVPIVPIVIHNATDVAPKNEFVMRPATVRVTVLPPVDTSKWSARTMNAHVRDVRNMFLRALGQAEESAEEAVAAEAPPPAAKAAKPAPKKAAAKKPPAKKKPPAKKPAAGKGRAG; encoded by the coding sequence GTGCCGAGGCCGCAACCGCATTTGGACGAAGTGCTGGCGTCGGAGCCGGGATCGCATATCGCCGCGCTGTTCGATTTCGACGGCACGATCATCTCGGGCTATTCGGCGACCGCGATGCTGCGCGAGAAATTCCAGCGCCGCGAAATGTCGGTCGAGGAGATTGCCGAGACCGCACAGGTCGTTGCGCAGCACAGCCTTGGCCAGCTCGGCTTCTCGGGGCTGATGTCCGCCGCCGCCAAATTCATGAAGGGCGTCGAGGAGGAAAGCTTCGTCGAGTTCGGCGAAGAACTCTACAAGAAGCACATCGCCCGGAAAATCTATCCCGAGACGCGCGCGATCATCGAGGCGCATCAGGCGAAGGGCCACCGCGTCGCAATCATCTCGTCGGCGACGATCTACCAGATCGAACCGACCGCGCGCGACCTTGGCATCACCGACATCAAATGCTCGGCCTATGAGATCGAGGACGGGGTGTTCACCGGCGACATCATCCGCCCGCTGTGCTTCGGCGACGGCAAGGTGCTCGCGGCCGAGGAACTGGCGGCCGAATATGGCCTCGATCTCGATCAGAGCTTTTTCTATTCGGACAGCGACGACGATATCGAACTGCTCGAACGCGTCGGCAAGCCGCGCCCGCTCAACCCGAACATGAAGTTGAAGGGTATCGCCGACGAACGCAACTGGCCGGTGCAGCGCTTTGCGAGCCGCGGCACACCGTCGTGGATCGATTATACGCGCACCATCTATGCGACCGGATCGCTGGTCGGCGCCTTCGCCGCGGGGCTGCCGATTTGGGCACTGACGCGTTCGCAGCGCGAGGCGGCGAATTTCTCGATCGGGCTGTTCGGCGATTTCGCGACCGCGATCACCGGGGTCGAGCTGGAGGTCGAGGACGAGCGCCATCTCTGGTCGTCGCGCCCGTGCGTATTCATCTTCAACCACCAGAGCAAGGCGGACGTGATGATCCTCGCCAAGCTCATCCGCCGCGACATGGGCGGGGTGGGGAAGAAGGAGATCAAGGATATCCCCATCCTCGGCAAGCTGATGGAATGGGGCGGCACCGTCTTCGTCGACCGCGCCGACGGCAAGAGCGCGATCAAGGCGATGGAGCCGCTGGTCGATGCGATCCGCGAGGAAGGCAAGTCGATCTGCATCTCGCCCGAAGGGACGCGGACGCTGACTCCCAAGCTGGCGCCGTTCAAGAAGGGTGCCTTCCATCTGGCGATGCAGGCCGGGGTGCCGATCGTCCCGATCGTGATCCATAACGCGACCGACGTCGCGCCGAAGAACGAGTTCGTGATGCGCCCGGCGACGGTGCGCGTCACCGTGCTGCCGCCGGTCGACACCTCGAAGTGGAGCGCGCGGACGATGAACGCCCATGTCCGCGACGTCCGTAATATGTTCCTGCGCGCGCTGGGGCAGGCGGAGGAAAGCGCCGAGGAAGCGGTCGCTGCCGAGGCGCCGCCGCCCGCCGCCAAGGCAGCGAAGCCGGCGCCGAAGAAAGCGGCGGCGAAAAAGCCACCGGCCAAGAAAAAGCCACCCGCCAAAAAACCTGCGGCCGGCAAGGGACGGGCCGGCTAA
- the edd gene encoding phosphogluconate dehydratase, protein MTDLHPAIAKVTERIARRSRKSRAAYLDLMERQREAGTNRGNLSCGNLAHGFAAAGDDKAAIRTGAAMNIGIVTSYNDMLSAHQPYGRYPEQIKLFAREAGVTAQVAGGVPAMCDGVTQGQAGMDLSLFSRDTIAQGTAIALSHAMFEGALLLGICDKIVPGLLIGALRFGHLPQILIPAGPMPSGLANKEKQRVRQLYAEGKASRDELLEAEAASYHGAGTCTFYGTANSNQMMMELMGLHIPGSAFVNPGTKLRQELTRAATHRIAAIGWDGDDYRPLARCIDEKAIVNAAIGLLATGGSTNHAIHLPAIARAGGIVIDWQDFDELSHAVPLLARVYPNGAGDVNHFHAAGGIGFIVRELLGAGLLHDDVLTVGGTMADYASEPVLVDGQLHWQAAPAESRDDTVLRPVPAPFSPDGGMRLLSGNLGRAIIKTSAVAEDRWTIEAPCRIFDDQNQVLTAFKAGELDRDIVVVVRFQGPRANGMPELHKLTPALGVLQDKGYRVALLTDGRMSGASGKVPAVIHLSPEALPGPDGVSGPLAYLQEGDVVRVCAVRGEVVALVDEAEWAARTPAIAPPPALGVGRELFALFRHHADEAEKGGSAMLAAMEAVV, encoded by the coding sequence ATGACTGATCTGCACCCCGCCATCGCAAAAGTGACCGAGCGGATCGCCCGGCGCAGCCGCAAGAGCCGCGCCGCCTATCTCGATCTGATGGAGCGCCAGCGCGAGGCGGGGACGAACCGCGGCAATCTGTCGTGCGGCAACCTGGCGCATGGCTTTGCCGCAGCGGGCGACGACAAGGCGGCGATCCGCACCGGCGCGGCGATGAACATCGGCATCGTCACCAGCTACAACGACATGCTCTCGGCGCATCAGCCGTACGGCCGCTATCCCGAGCAGATCAAATTGTTCGCGCGCGAGGCCGGCGTCACCGCGCAGGTCGCGGGCGGCGTTCCGGCCATGTGTGATGGGGTGACGCAGGGGCAGGCGGGGATGGACCTGTCTCTGTTCAGCCGCGACACTATCGCACAAGGCACCGCGATCGCGTTGAGCCATGCGATGTTCGAGGGCGCGCTGCTGCTCGGCATCTGCGACAAGATCGTTCCCGGGCTGCTGATCGGCGCGCTGCGCTTCGGTCATCTGCCGCAAATTCTCATCCCTGCGGGGCCGATGCCGTCGGGGCTTGCGAACAAGGAAAAGCAGCGCGTCCGCCAGCTCTATGCCGAAGGCAAGGCGAGCCGCGACGAACTGCTCGAGGCCGAGGCGGCGTCTTATCACGGCGCGGGCACCTGCACCTTCTACGGCACCGCGAACTCGAACCAGATGATGATGGAACTGATGGGGCTGCACATTCCCGGTAGCGCCTTCGTCAACCCCGGTACCAAATTGCGGCAGGAACTGACGCGTGCCGCGACGCACCGCATCGCGGCGATCGGCTGGGACGGCGACGATTATCGCCCGCTGGCGCGCTGTATCGACGAAAAGGCGATCGTCAACGCCGCGATCGGCCTGCTCGCAACAGGTGGTTCGACAAATCATGCAATCCACCTGCCCGCCATCGCGCGCGCAGGAGGGATTGTCATCGACTGGCAGGATTTCGACGAGCTCAGCCATGCGGTGCCGCTGCTGGCGCGGGTCTATCCGAACGGCGCGGGCGATGTGAACCATTTCCATGCGGCCGGCGGTATCGGTTTCATCGTGCGCGAACTGCTCGGCGCCGGCTTGTTGCATGATGATGTCCTGACCGTCGGCGGAACGATGGCCGATTATGCGTCGGAGCCCGTACTCGTCGACGGCCAACTGCACTGGCAGGCAGCGCCCGCCGAAAGCCGCGACGACACGGTGCTGCGTCCGGTCCCAGCGCCTTTCTCGCCCGACGGCGGGATGCGCCTGCTATCGGGCAATCTCGGCCGTGCGATCATCAAGACGAGCGCGGTCGCCGAGGATCGCTGGACGATCGAGGCGCCGTGCCGGATTTTCGACGACCAGAATCAGGTGCTGACCGCGTTCAAGGCGGGCGAGCTCGACCGCGACATCGTCGTCGTCGTCCGCTTCCAGGGACCGCGCGCCAACGGCATGCCCGAACTGCACAAGCTGACCCCGGCGCTTGGCGTGCTGCAGGACAAGGGCTATCGCGTCGCCTTGCTGACCGACGGCCGCATGTCGGGCGCGAGCGGCAAGGTGCCCGCGGTGATCCATCTTTCGCCCGAGGCGCTGCCCGGTCCCGACGGCGTGAGCGGTCCGCTCGCTTACCTCCAAGAAGGCGACGTCGTGCGCGTCTGTGCGGTGAGGGGAGAGGTCGTCGCGCTGGTCGACGAAGCCGAATGGGCGGCGCGCACTCCCGCCATTGCCCCGCCGCCTGCGCTCGGCGTTGGCCGCGAGCTATTCGCGCTGTTCCGCCATCACGCCGACGAAGCCGAAAAGGGCGGATCGGCGATGCTCGCCGCCATGGAGGCCGTAGTTTGA
- a CDS encoding bifunctional 4-hydroxy-2-oxoglutarate aldolase/2-dehydro-3-deoxy-phosphogluconate aldolase, with amino-acid sequence MTQSIDQIMRLAPVIPVIVIDRVEDAVPMAEALVAGGLPVLEVTLRTPAALDAIAAMKTVPGAVVGAGTVLNQPDLNKSIDAGAEFIVSPGITAGLCKAAIDNGIPFLPGTANASDIMLGMDMGLSRFKFFPAATSGGIPALKALAGPFGGIRFCPTGGITPATAPEWLALDPVLCVGGSWIVPPGPLDPVRIEALAREASALSGH; translated from the coding sequence TTGACCCAGTCCATCGACCAGATCATGCGCCTTGCCCCGGTGATCCCGGTGATCGTGATCGATCGTGTCGAGGACGCGGTACCGATGGCCGAGGCACTCGTTGCTGGCGGGCTGCCAGTACTGGAAGTGACGCTGCGCACTCCTGCCGCACTCGACGCAATCGCGGCGATGAAGACGGTGCCCGGCGCGGTCGTTGGCGCGGGGACGGTGCTCAACCAGCCTGACCTGAATAAGAGCATCGACGCGGGCGCCGAGTTCATTGTCTCGCCTGGAATAACAGCCGGGCTTTGCAAGGCTGCCATCGACAATGGCATTCCGTTTCTTCCCGGCACCGCCAACGCATCGGACATCATGCTGGGAATGGACATGGGTCTCTCGCGCTTCAAATTCTTCCCCGCCGCGACGAGCGGCGGCATTCCGGCGCTGAAGGCGCTCGCCGGTCCGTTCGGCGGAATCCGTTTCTGCCCCACCGGCGGCATCACCCCCGCGACCGCACCCGAATGGCTCGCGCTCGATCCGGTGCTGTGCGTCGGCGGTAGCTGGATCGTTCCGCCGGGTCCGCTCGATCCCGTCCGCATCGAAGCTCTGGCCCGCGAGGCATCGGCGCTTTCGGGCCATTGA
- the zwf gene encoding glucose-6-phosphate dehydrogenase yields MSVSVKVETLLLFGATGDLAQRMLFPSLYNLHVDGLLADTLTIIASGRSKMDRAGCHALVREALTEHLAADRLDEAQIGSFLARIDYCPVDAGAGSGYDDLAAQLGDRLGRPIGAYLSTPPSMFGPIAQGLAAAGIACAECRIAMEKPIGHDLASSREVNEQVGSAFAEDHIFRIDHYLGKETVQNLLALRFANMLFEPLWNAQAIDHVQITVAETVGLEGRVSYYDGVGALKDMVQNHMLQLLAIIAMEPPASVSATAVRDEKVKLLRSLRKLSAADVKAHSVKGQYTSGAVKGVAVAGYADELGQPSNTETFVAIKAFIDNWRWKGVPFYLRTGKRMPQRKSEVLIQFKPVPHNIFARVGTGKLDANSMIINLQPEENIRVKVMAKQPGLDRDGVKLKEVTLDVSLSHSFEGERRRIAYERLLLDFIEGEQTLFVRRDEVEAQWQWIDSILGAWAEVDMAPQNYTAGSWGPSSAIALIERYGASWHD; encoded by the coding sequence ATGAGCGTGAGCGTGAAAGTCGAGACATTGCTGCTGTTCGGCGCAACGGGCGACCTTGCGCAGCGCATGCTGTTCCCTTCGCTCTATAATCTCCACGTCGACGGGCTGCTCGCCGATACGCTGACGATCATCGCCTCGGGACGGTCGAAGATGGACCGCGCCGGTTGTCACGCGCTCGTGCGGGAAGCGCTGACCGAGCATCTCGCCGCCGACCGGCTCGATGAGGCGCAGATCGGTAGCTTCCTTGCCCGGATCGATTATTGTCCGGTCGATGCCGGCGCGGGCAGCGGATACGACGACCTTGCGGCGCAACTCGGCGACCGGCTCGGTCGCCCGATCGGCGCCTATCTGTCGACCCCGCCGTCGATGTTCGGCCCGATCGCGCAAGGCCTCGCCGCCGCCGGGATCGCTTGCGCCGAATGCCGCATCGCGATGGAAAAGCCGATCGGCCACGACCTCGCCTCGTCGCGCGAGGTCAACGAACAGGTCGGCAGCGCCTTTGCCGAAGACCATATTTTCCGCATCGACCATTATCTCGGCAAGGAAACGGTCCAGAACCTCCTTGCGCTGCGCTTCGCCAACATGCTGTTCGAACCGTTGTGGAATGCGCAGGCGATCGATCATGTCCAGATCACCGTCGCCGAAACCGTCGGGCTCGAAGGCCGCGTCTCCTATTATGACGGCGTCGGCGCGCTCAAGGACATGGTGCAGAACCATATGCTGCAACTGCTCGCGATCATCGCGATGGAGCCGCCCGCCAGCGTGTCGGCGACCGCGGTGCGCGACGAAAAGGTCAAGCTGCTCCGTAGCTTGCGCAAGCTGAGCGCCGCCGACGTCAAGGCGCACAGCGTCAAGGGCCAGTATACGAGCGGCGCCGTGAAGGGCGTCGCGGTCGCGGGCTATGCCGACGAACTCGGCCAGCCGTCGAACACCGAAACCTTCGTCGCGATCAAGGCGTTCATCGACAATTGGCGCTGGAAGGGCGTCCCCTTTTACTTGCGCACCGGCAAACGGATGCCGCAGCGCAAATCCGAGGTGCTGATCCAGTTCAAGCCGGTGCCGCACAATATCTTCGCGCGCGTCGGTACGGGCAAACTCGACGCCAACAGCATGATCATCAACCTGCAGCCCGAGGAGAATATCCGGGTCAAGGTGATGGCGAAGCAGCCGGGGCTCGACCGCGACGGCGTGAAGCTGAAAGAGGTCACGCTCGACGTCTCGCTCTCGCACAGCTTCGAGGGCGAGCGGCGGCGGATTGCCTATGAGCGGCTGCTGCTCGACTTCATCGAGGGCGAACAGACCTTGTTCGTGCGCCGCGACGAGGTCGAGGCGCAGTGGCAGTGGATCGATTCGATTCTCGGCGCCTGGGCCGAGGTCGACATGGCGCCGCAGAATTACACGGCGGGAAGCTGGGGGCCGTCGAGCGCCATCGCGCTGATCGAGCGCTACGGAGCGAGCTGGCATGACTGA
- a CDS encoding wax ester/triacylglycerol synthase family O-acyltransferase, with the protein MLKQLSAQDAQFLYTQTANNLTHIMGVYIYDPSTAPGGFVRFKDIIRHVESRVDTSPLFKRRLHRLPFDVDHPYWVEDEHFDIEAHMSHARLPEPGDWRQFTIAVARYFSKPMDMNRPLWDIYIIEGLDRIEGIPKGSFAMLHRVHHAAVDGASGAHAFIAMSDIDAKGTPAIAEPPPPENLGKPPSSAEVVTRAWSASMQSPVKFMNALLKMSPALVSAARKTMMTEGGMTAGVPETRFNVPVGPHKMFDATTVALADVAAIRAKVPGATVNDVVLTTVGGALRKYLAKHKELPKESLVAVAPINLRGKGGKAATPGNQVSAMSVPVRSDIADPLGRLAAIRDYTVEAKEAKAGVSARIMTDLSQHIPGATMAAVARIVTSERFAVRGTNLFISNVPGAQVPLYLAGAQLVQQHGMAPLANNMGLFVATPSYNGRIAFSIISERSVMPDIAFFRECIDESFADLMAAAPKPEKAKAATEKPKVAAKVAPKPAAKAKTAPKPASKPKAKPVAKGNATGKTRKK; encoded by the coding sequence ATGCTCAAACAGCTCAGCGCGCAGGACGCCCAGTTCCTCTATACCCAGACGGCAAACAATCTGACGCATATCATGGGGGTCTATATCTACGACCCGTCGACCGCGCCGGGCGGATTCGTGCGTTTCAAGGACATTATCCGCCACGTCGAAAGCCGCGTCGATACCTCGCCCTTGTTCAAGCGCCGCCTGCACCGGCTGCCGTTCGACGTCGACCATCCCTATTGGGTCGAGGACGAGCATTTCGACATCGAGGCGCATATGAGCCACGCGCGGCTGCCCGAGCCCGGCGACTGGCGGCAATTCACAATCGCGGTCGCGCGCTATTTCTCGAAGCCGATGGATATGAACCGCCCGCTCTGGGACATTTATATCATCGAGGGGCTCGACCGCATCGAGGGCATTCCGAAGGGCAGCTTTGCGATGCTCCACCGCGTTCACCATGCCGCAGTCGACGGCGCGTCGGGGGCGCACGCCTTCATCGCGATGAGCGATATCGATGCGAAGGGCACGCCGGCGATCGCCGAACCGCCACCGCCCGAAAATCTCGGCAAGCCGCCATCGAGCGCCGAGGTCGTCACCCGCGCCTGGTCGGCGTCGATGCAGTCGCCGGTCAAGTTCATGAATGCGCTGCTGAAGATGTCGCCCGCGCTGGTGTCGGCGGCGCGCAAGACGATGATGACCGAAGGCGGGATGACCGCCGGTGTTCCCGAAACGCGCTTCAACGTGCCCGTCGGGCCGCACAAGATGTTCGACGCGACGACGGTCGCGCTCGCCGATGTCGCGGCAATCCGCGCGAAGGTGCCCGGCGCGACGGTCAACGATGTCGTGCTGACCACCGTCGGCGGGGCGCTGCGCAAATATCTCGCGAAGCACAAGGAACTGCCGAAGGAGAGCCTCGTTGCGGTCGCGCCGATCAATCTGCGCGGCAAGGGCGGCAAGGCGGCGACGCCCGGAAACCAGGTGTCGGCGATGAGCGTGCCGGTGCGCAGCGACATCGCCGATCCGCTGGGCCGGCTCGCGGCGATCCGCGACTATACGGTCGAGGCGAAGGAAGCGAAGGCCGGGGTCAGCGCGCGCATCATGACCGACCTGTCGCAGCATATCCCCGGCGCGACGATGGCGGCGGTGGCGCGGATCGTGACGAGCGAGCGCTTCGCGGTGCGCGGCACCAACCTCTTCATCTCGAACGTGCCGGGCGCGCAGGTGCCACTCTATCTGGCGGGCGCACAGCTTGTGCAGCAGCACGGCATGGCGCCGCTCGCGAACAATATGGGGCTGTTCGTCGCGACGCCGAGCTACAATGGCCGCATCGCCTTTTCGATCATCTCCGAACGGTCGGTGATGCCCGATATCGCCTTTTTCCGCGAATGCATCGACGAAAGTTTCGCCGACCTGATGGCCGCGGCACCGAAACCCGAAAAAGCGAAAGCTGCTACGGAAAAGCCGAAGGTAGCGGCCAAGGTCGCGCCAAAACCGGCGGCGAAAGCGAAAACTGCGCCAAAACCGGCCAGCAAACCGAAGGCGAAACCGGTTGCCAAAGGCAACGCAACCGGCAAGACTCGTAAAAAATAA